One part of the Vitis riparia cultivar Riparia Gloire de Montpellier isolate 1030 chromosome 8, EGFV_Vit.rip_1.0, whole genome shotgun sequence genome encodes these proteins:
- the LOC117920591 gene encoding receptor like protein 22-like codes for MSLLLRLKKTLKFNVAVSNKLVSWNQSADCSSWGGVTWDANGHVVGLDLSSESISGGFNSSSSLFSLQYLQSLNLAGNSFCGGLNWPNNSFCSSQIPSGFDRLANLIYLNLSNSGFSGQIPKEFSLLTRLVTIDFSSLGYLIGFPTLKLENPNLRMLVQNLKELRELHLNGVDISAEGKEWCQALSSSVPNLQVLSLSSCHLSGPIHSSLQKLRSLSRIRLDDNNFAAPVPQFLASFSNLTHLQLSSCGLTGTFPEKIIQATTLQILDLSINLLEDSLPEFPQNGSLETLVLSDTKLWGKLPNSMGNLKKLTRIELARCHFSGPILNSVANLPQLIYLDLSENKFSGPIPSFSLSKRLTEINLSYNNLTGPIPFHWEQLVNLMNLDLRYNAITGNLPPSLFSLPSLQRLRLDNNQISGQFKILLNASSRLSTLGLSSNNLEGPIPDSVFELRCLSFLDLSSNKFNGKIELSKFKKLGNLTDLSLSYNNLSINSTLCNLSPSILPMFTTLRLASCRLTTLPDLSGQSSLTHLDLSQNQIHGNIPSWIWKIGNGSLVYLNLSHNLLEDLHEPFSTFTPYLSILDLHSNQLHGQIPTPPIFCSYVDYSNNSFTSSIPEDIGTYIFFTIFFSLSKNNITGIIPASICNASYLRVLDFSDNALSGMIPSCLIGNEILEVLNLRRNKLSATIPGEFSGNCLLRTLDLNGNLLEGKIPESLANCKELEVLNLGNNQMSDFFPCSLKTISSLRVLVLRSNRFYGPIQCRPHSNPTWPLLQIIDLASNNFSGDLSGKFFLTWKAMRADKDGARSELNHLQLQVLQFSQVYYQDTVTVTSKGLEMQLVKILTVFTAIDFSFNNFQGEIPEAMGSLISLYALNLSHNALTGQIPSSLGKLRQLESLDLSQNSLRGEIPAQFVSLNFLSFLNLSFNQLEGEIPTGTQLQTFLESSYEGNKELCGPPLKRKCTDPSPPTYEETHPDSGMKINWVYIGAEIGFVTGIGIVIGPLVLWRRWRRWYYTHVDRLLLRILPRQGEGVHGRRRRRNQGRRL; via the coding sequence ATGTCTTTGTTGCTGCGGCTGAAGAAGACCCTCAAATTCAATGTTGCTGTTTCAAATAAACTAGTTTCCTGGAATCAAAGCGCAGACTGCTCTTCTTGGGGAGGTGTGACCTGGGATGCCAATGGTCACGTTGTCGGTCTTGATCTGAGTAGCGAATCAATTTCTGGTGGATTCAATAGCTCTAGTAGCCTTTTCAGTTTACAATATCTCCAGAGCTTGAATTTGGCTGGAAACAGCTTCTGCGGAGGATTGAACTGGCCTAACAACAGCTTCTGCTCTTCTCAAATTCCATCAGGATTTGACAGGCTTGCTAATTTAATTTATCTGAATTTATCCAATTCTGGCTTTTCTGGGCAGATTCCAAAGGAATTTTCGCTCTTGACTAGGTTGGTTACCATCGATTTCTCCAGCCTTGGTTATCTCATTGGATTTCCTACACTGAAACTTGAGAATCCAAATCTGAGAATGCTGGTTCAGAATCTCAAGGAGCTTAGGGAACTTCATCTTAATGGTGTAGACATATCAGCCGAGGGGAAGGAGTGGTGCCAGGCATTGTCATCTTCAGTGCCTAATCTCCAAGTGCTTAGCTTGTCCAGCTGTCATCTTTCAGGCCCAATCCATTCTTCCCTGCAGAAGCTTCGATCTCTCTCAAGGATTCGTCTGGATGACAACAATTTTGCTGCTCCAGTTCCACAGTTCCTCGCTAGCTTCTCAAATTTGACTCACTTGCAGCTCAGTTCTTGTGGATTAACTGGAACGTTTCCAGAAAAGATCATTCAGGCAACAACCCTACAGATTCTTGATTTGTCAATTAACTTACTTGAAGATTCTTTGCCAGAATTCCCTCAAAATGGATCTCTAGAAACATTGGTGCTTTCGGATACAAAACTTTGGGGGAAACTACCCAACTCCATGGGAAATCTTAAGAAGCTGACTAGAATAGAGCTGGCACGTTGCCATTTCAGTGGCCCAATCCTAAACTCAGTGGCAAACCTTCCTCAACTGATTTACTTGGACTTGTCTGAAAATAAGTTTTCCGGTCCAATTCCATCTTTTAGTTTGTCCAAGAGACTCACCGAAATAAACCTTTCCTACAATAATTTGACGGGTCCAATTCCTTTCCACTGGGAACAACTTGTTAATTTAATGAATCTTGACCTGCGGTACAATGCAATTACAGGAAATCTCCCCCCGTCCCTGTTTTCCCTCCCATCCTTGCAGAGGTTACGACTAGACAACAACCAAATTTCTGGTCAgttcaaaattcttttaaatgcATCTTCTAGATTGAGCACCCTTGGTTTGAGTAGCAACAATCTCGAAGGGCCGATACCTGATTCTGTCTTTGAACTGCGGTGTCTTAGCTTCCTTGACCTATCTTCCAACAAATTCAATGGAAAGATTGAACTCAGCAAGTTTAAAAAACTTGGGAATCTTACTGATCTTAGCCTTTCATACAACAACCTGTCCATCAATTCAACCCTTTGTAATCTGTCCCCTTCTATACTGCCTATGTTTACAACATTAAGGTTGGCTTCTTGCAGGCTGACAACTTTACCTGATCTTAGCGGCCAGTCAAGCTTGACACATTTAGACCTTTCCCAAAACCAAATTCACGGGAACATACCTAGTTGGATTTGGAAGATTGGTAATGGCTCTCTTGTGTATTTGAATCTCTCTCATAATTTACTGGAGGATCTCCACGAACCTTTCTCTACTTTTACTCCTTATCTGTCCATCCTTGACCTACATTCCAACCAGCTCCATGGCCAAATCCCCACTCCTCCCATATTTTGCAGCTATGTGGATTACTCGAACAACAGTTTCACCTCCTCCATCCCAGAAGATATTGGTACTTACATcttcttcactattttcttctctctttctaaGAATAACATCACTGGAATTATCCCTGCATCAATCTGCAATGCCAGTTACCTGCGAGTTCTTGACTTTTCTGACAACGCTTTGAGTGGAATGATACCCTCATGTTTAATTGGGAACGAGATTCTTGAGGTCCTGAATCTACGGAGAAACAAGTTAAGTGCCACTATACCTGGGGAATTTTCGGGAAACTGTCTTTTACGGACTCTAGATCTGAATGGGAATCTCTTAGAAGGAAAAATTCCAGAATCTCTAGCCAATTGCAAAGAGTTAGAGGTTTTAAACCTTGGGAACAATCAGATGAGTGATTTTTTTCCTTGCTCGTTGAAGACCATAAGCAGTTTGCGCGTCCTTGTTCTTCGATCCAACAGATTCTATGGACCCATTCAATGTCGACCACATAGCAATCCCACCTGGCCACTGCTTCAAATTATCGACCTTGCTTCCAACAATTTTAGTGGTGACTTGTCAGGAAAATTCTTTTTAACCTGGAAGGCAATGAGGGCTGATAAAGATGGAGCCAGGTCAGAGCTCAATCACCTACAACTTCAGGTACTACAATTCAGCCAAGTGTACTATCAGGATACGGTGACTGTCACCAGCAAAGGCCTAGAAATGCAGCTTGTGAAGATTCTAACCGTCTTCACTGCCATTGATTTCTCCTTCAACAATTTCCAAGGGGAGATACCAGAAGCTATGGGAAGCTTGATTTCACTTTATGCTCTCAACCTGTCCCATAATGCTTTGACGGGCCAAATCCCATCATCACTAGGGAAGTTGCGGCAGCTTGAGTCATTGGACCTCTCACAGAACAGCCTTAGGGGGGAGATACCAGCACAGTTTGTGAGCCTAAATTTCCTTTCCTTCCTTAACCTCTCCTTTAATCAACTGGAGGGAGAAATCCCCACAGGTACTCAACTTCAAACGTTTTTGGAATCTTCTTATGAAGGGAACAAAGAACTATGCGGACCCCCCTTGAAGAGGAAATGCACAGATCCATCCCCACCCACCTATGAAGAAACACATCCGGATTCTGGGATGAAGATTAACTGGGTGTACATAGGTGCTGAAATTGGATTTGTCACCGGTATAGGAATTGTGATTGGGCCTCTTGTGTTATGGCGAAGGTGGAGACGGTGGTACTACACACATGTGGATAGACTTCTTTTGAGGATTCTCCCGCGTCAAGGCGAAGGAGTTCATGGCAGGAGACGTCGCAGAAATCAGGGACGGAGACTCTAG